The Actinocatenispora sera genome has a window encoding:
- a CDS encoding NUDIX hydrolase, whose product MSVPLIRAAGGLVWREGPAGVEVALVHRPRYDDWSLPKGKLDRGEHPLAGACREVAEESALRPVPGVRLPSVRYRVAGPGGATDKVVDFWSMAAVDGAGFAPNDEVDQLRWVRLDQAPAALTDDDYLPVLAAFAALPRITATVLLVRHASAGRADAWPDADELRPLDGAGVATAGRLAELLPLFAPVRLLTATPLRCVQTIEPTARRLGLEPAVAPVFDEVAHDPLGAVARLRQLAERGGASVVASQGGIIPAALDVLAHQDGVTVTDPSTPKGAVWVLSFAEDRLAAADLLRP is encoded by the coding sequence ATGTCCGTACCGCTGATCCGGGCGGCCGGTGGGCTGGTCTGGCGGGAGGGGCCGGCCGGTGTCGAGGTGGCGCTGGTGCACCGGCCCCGGTACGACGACTGGTCGCTGCCCAAGGGCAAGCTGGACCGCGGCGAGCACCCGCTGGCCGGCGCCTGCCGGGAGGTGGCCGAGGAGTCGGCGCTGCGCCCGGTGCCGGGGGTGCGGCTGCCGTCGGTGCGCTACCGGGTGGCGGGTCCGGGCGGCGCGACCGACAAGGTGGTCGACTTCTGGTCGATGGCTGCGGTCGACGGCGCCGGGTTCGCCCCCAACGACGAGGTCGACCAGCTGCGGTGGGTCCGGCTGGACCAGGCACCGGCGGCGCTGACCGACGACGACTACCTGCCGGTGCTGGCGGCGTTCGCCGCGCTGCCGCGGATCACCGCGACGGTGCTGCTGGTTCGGCACGCGAGTGCCGGCCGCGCGGACGCGTGGCCGGACGCCGACGAGCTACGACCGCTGGACGGGGCCGGCGTCGCCACGGCGGGCCGGCTGGCCGAGCTGCTGCCGCTGTTCGCGCCGGTACGGCTGCTGACGGCGACGCCGCTGCGGTGCGTGCAGACGATCGAGCCGACCGCCCGCCGGCTGGGCCTGGAGCCCGCTGTCGCGCCGGTGTTCGACGAGGTGGCGCACGATCCGCTGGGCGCGGTGGCCCGGTTGCGGCAGCTCGCCGAGCGCGGCGGCGCGAGCGTGGTCGCCAGCCAGGGTGGCATCATCCCCGCCGCGCTGGACGTGCTGGCGCATCAGGACGGTGTCACGGTGACCGACCCCAGCACGCCGAAGGGCGCGGTGTGGGTGCTGTCGTTCGCCGAGGACCGCCTCGCCGCCGCCGACCTGCTCCGCCCCTGA
- a CDS encoding RNA degradosome polyphosphate kinase, with amino-acid sequence MTHASEESTRTGDRSTRRGASTRPTAAPRQPGPEPATAPLHGAPDNSPAPAGTDLRGSAGTAERAAGTTAERPAGDSTAVREAGEAAAVREAGDATTVREAGEAAAVRGAEPVDREELPDGRFLNRELSWLDFNARVLTLAEDREQPLLERAKFLAIFASNLDEFYMVRVAGLQRRLSTGLTLRTPDRMPPREQLERISQRAAELVGRHSRCFADDVRPALAEAGVRILRWSELTADDQERLRGYFRDQVFPVLTPLAVDPAHPFPYISGLSLNLAVLVRAADGSGERFARVKVPNNVPRFVTVQRPTAGRSAFLPVEDLIAAHLDQLFPGMDVVDHHVFRVTRNADLEVEEDRDEDLLQAMERELAQRRFGPPVRLEVASTTSDHVLELLVRELDMTSQDVLRVPGLLDLTALWQIYDAADRDDLTDRPFVPATPAAFSEGETPKSVFATLRGGDVLVHHPYHSFSTTVQRFIEQAAEDPGVLAIKQTLYRTSGDSPVVDALVTAAEAGKQVVAVVEIKARFDEEANISWARKLEQAGCHVMYGLVGLKTHAKMALVVRAEAGGIRRYCHIGTGNYNPKTARTYEDFGLFTADPEVGADATDLFNVLTGYSRQTSYRRLLVAPQGVRAGIIDRIERQADRVRAGKPARIQFKVNSIVDERVIDALYRASRAGVHIDLVVRGICSLRPGVPELSENIRVRSMLGRFLEHSRIFRFTADGFDEFWIGSADLMHRNLDRRVEALVQVTDAAAQRELAGVLDLAMADSTGGFDLTPDGSWTRRNGGLNDMQAVLLRETVDET; translated from the coding sequence ATGACGCACGCCAGCGAGGAGAGCACCCGTACGGGCGACCGGTCGACGCGGCGCGGCGCCAGCACCCGGCCCACCGCTGCCCCGCGGCAGCCCGGTCCGGAACCCGCCACGGCACCCCTGCACGGCGCACCCGACAACAGCCCCGCCCCGGCCGGCACCGACCTGCGCGGTAGCGCCGGCACGGCGGAGCGCGCCGCGGGTACGACCGCGGAGCGCCCGGCGGGTGACTCGACCGCGGTGCGCGAGGCCGGTGAGGCGGCCGCGGTGCGCGAGGCCGGTGACGCGACCACGGTGCGCGAGGCCGGTGAGGCGGCCGCGGTGCGCGGCGCCGAGCCGGTCGATCGGGAGGAGCTGCCGGACGGGCGGTTCCTCAACCGGGAGCTGTCCTGGCTGGACTTCAACGCCCGGGTGCTCACCCTGGCCGAGGACCGGGAGCAGCCGCTGCTGGAGCGGGCCAAGTTCCTGGCCATCTTCGCGAGCAACCTGGACGAGTTCTACATGGTGCGCGTCGCCGGGCTGCAGCGCCGGCTGTCCACCGGCCTGACGCTGCGCACGCCGGACCGGATGCCGCCGCGCGAGCAGCTGGAGCGGATCAGCCAGCGGGCCGCGGAGCTGGTGGGCCGGCACTCCCGGTGCTTCGCCGACGACGTCCGGCCGGCGCTGGCCGAGGCCGGGGTGCGGATCCTGCGCTGGTCGGAGCTGACCGCCGACGACCAGGAGCGGCTCCGCGGGTACTTCCGGGACCAGGTGTTTCCGGTGCTCACGCCGCTCGCGGTGGACCCGGCGCACCCGTTCCCGTACATCTCGGGGTTGTCGCTGAACCTGGCGGTGCTGGTGCGGGCGGCCGACGGCAGCGGCGAGCGGTTCGCCCGGGTGAAGGTGCCGAACAACGTGCCCCGGTTCGTCACGGTACAGCGGCCCACCGCCGGCCGCTCGGCGTTCCTGCCGGTGGAGGACCTGATCGCGGCGCACCTCGACCAGCTGTTCCCCGGTATGGACGTGGTCGACCACCACGTCTTCCGGGTCACCCGCAACGCCGACCTGGAGGTCGAGGAGGACCGCGACGAGGACCTGCTGCAGGCGATGGAGCGCGAGCTGGCCCAGCGCCGGTTCGGCCCGCCGGTGCGGCTGGAGGTGGCGTCCACCACCTCCGACCACGTGCTCGAGCTGCTGGTCCGGGAACTGGACATGACCTCGCAGGACGTGCTGCGGGTGCCCGGGCTGCTGGACCTGACCGCGCTGTGGCAGATCTACGACGCGGCCGACCGGGACGACCTGACCGACCGTCCGTTCGTCCCGGCGACGCCGGCCGCGTTCAGCGAGGGCGAGACGCCCAAGAGCGTGTTCGCCACGCTGCGCGGTGGCGACGTGCTGGTGCACCACCCGTACCACTCGTTCTCCACCACGGTGCAGCGCTTCATCGAGCAGGCGGCCGAGGACCCGGGCGTGCTCGCGATCAAGCAGACGCTGTACCGCACCTCCGGCGACTCGCCGGTGGTCGACGCGCTGGTGACCGCCGCCGAGGCGGGCAAGCAGGTGGTGGCGGTGGTGGAGATCAAGGCCCGGTTCGACGAGGAGGCCAACATCTCCTGGGCCCGCAAGCTGGAACAGGCGGGCTGCCACGTGATGTACGGCCTGGTCGGGCTCAAGACGCACGCGAAGATGGCGCTGGTGGTGCGGGCCGAGGCGGGCGGCATCCGGCGCTACTGCCACATCGGTACCGGCAACTACAACCCGAAGACCGCCCGCACGTACGAGGACTTCGGCCTGTTCACCGCCGACCCGGAGGTCGGTGCGGACGCCACCGACCTGTTCAACGTGCTCACCGGGTACTCCCGGCAGACCAGCTACCGGCGGCTGCTGGTGGCGCCGCAGGGGGTGCGGGCCGGCATCATCGACCGGATCGAGCGGCAGGCCGACCGGGTCCGGGCGGGCAAGCCGGCGCGCATCCAGTTCAAGGTGAACTCGATCGTGGACGAGCGGGTGATCGACGCGCTGTACCGGGCGAGCCGCGCCGGCGTGCACATCGACCTGGTGGTGCGCGGGATCTGCTCGCTGCGGCCGGGTGTGCCGGAGCTGTCGGAGAACATCCGGGTCCGGTCGATGCTCGGCCGGTTCCTGGAGCACTCGCGCATCTTCCGGTTCACCGCCGACGGCTTCGACGAGTTCTGGATCGGGTCGGCCGACCTGATGCACCGCAACCTGGACCGCCGGGTGGAGGCGCTGGTGCAGGTGACCGACGCCGCCGCGCAGCGTGAGCTGGCCGGCGTGCTGGATCTCGCGATGGCCGACAGCACCGGCGGGTTCGACCTGACCCCGGACGGCTCCTGGACCCGGCGCAACGGCGGCCTGAACGACATGCAGGCCGTGCTGCTACGCGAGACCGTCGACGAGACCTGA